Proteins from a genomic interval of Stenotrophomonas sp. 24(2023):
- a CDS encoding TonB-dependent receptor, with protein MKYTARHFGRDTLSSAITIALAALLPATAFAQQAPAPAPQGQDAATTLDSVQVTGYRYAIEKSLSQKREANAVVEVITAEDVGKFPDKNVADALQRVPGVVITRDGGEGKSVSVRGLDPDLTLTQLNGNYIATSETNNEASRSFNYTLLPSNMLSSAELFKTPEARIDEGGIGGTVILHTRRPLDMKANSGFVTLEGTTSDTSHDVDGQLSGLYSWHSKDERFGVLVGVTQQKRTNRSMQVTTEDYQWYGTGTARDAYGNPMDSDSVRYWWGRSGFNNQNGGNYSDFFMPTSVNFAVRDEQRERKGGQFTFQFKPVDNVTMTANYFRFELQGDYVQNMLKVPEWNLARYNKDGNWAGGRLLNGLGFDASGRNVTSAEYQLQPGKNYICSEQQAAAAGLPPGGWGPDDCTVPTPQLTGNYSKEKALSQTADLTIDWDISPLWKASFSGGRTWSEGGPSVNFRTAAKPRRQVDGQWQAGNTYTAWDLNGTPSVTFAQNLQDQLKAGIAEIDTGSTDSSWMQTSVKQSHFQADFTKLFEQGWLDSIQFGVKYRDGKVHRNTGNSYWVCQGADPSDYSKRYQAGCDSTAGIAQPGFFLDNPIGNIAGGFNANIFPGINYPAYINYLNSRYGQMQNRKEDDFVYNVNEKIYSGYFQANFRTERLRGNVGFRVVRTEQFAQSSDSIEKFNDYFQNNAAGSPMACNDPAAAALIGSNTGYGCESGFVRLPDAMARSKTYELIGVDKTYTDVLPSFNIAWDITDNLVLRGAASKVIARPGYTSIAAPGSLQFFSQEYVNDRRVAGGAPTQGWSGSGSNKNLEPFKATQFDVGLEWYFKPGAVAGIGLFRKNVDNFTVPVVRDVQMMVGGENVTVQNYSTQANGRDGVSQGVELYGQYTFGFGFGVQANYTYNDTNLASIEIDGKEIGSSPLVGSAKNQANVTVFYENDKFLARASFNRRGEVVGGLQNGFTQYSEPYDQLDLNAAYNITPDWTVTASVINATKSEQRIHLGNDTLSRLYSNTYSGRQLYFGVTYKF; from the coding sequence ATGAAGTACACCGCACGCCACTTCGGCCGCGACACGCTGTCGTCGGCCATCACCATCGCCCTGGCCGCCCTGCTGCCGGCCACCGCGTTCGCCCAGCAGGCGCCGGCCCCCGCACCGCAGGGCCAGGATGCCGCCACCACCCTGGACAGCGTCCAGGTCACCGGCTACCGCTACGCCATCGAAAAGAGCCTGTCGCAGAAGCGCGAAGCCAACGCGGTGGTCGAAGTGATCACTGCCGAGGACGTGGGCAAGTTCCCCGACAAGAACGTCGCCGACGCGCTGCAGCGCGTGCCGGGCGTGGTCATTACCCGTGACGGCGGCGAAGGCAAGTCGGTCAGCGTGCGCGGCCTGGACCCGGACCTGACCCTGACCCAGTTGAACGGCAACTACATCGCCACCTCGGAAACCAACAACGAGGCCAGCCGTTCGTTCAACTACACCCTGCTGCCGTCGAACATGCTCTCCAGCGCCGAGCTGTTCAAGACGCCTGAAGCCCGCATCGACGAAGGCGGCATCGGCGGCACGGTCATCCTGCACACCCGCCGCCCGCTGGACATGAAGGCCAACTCCGGCTTCGTGACCCTGGAAGGCACCACCTCCGATACCAGCCACGATGTCGATGGCCAGCTGTCGGGCCTGTACTCCTGGCACAGCAAGGACGAGCGCTTCGGCGTGCTGGTCGGCGTGACCCAGCAGAAGCGCACCAACCGCAGCATGCAGGTCACCACCGAGGACTACCAGTGGTACGGCACCGGCACAGCCCGCGATGCCTATGGCAACCCGATGGACTCGGACAGCGTGCGCTACTGGTGGGGCCGCTCGGGCTTCAACAACCAGAACGGCGGCAACTACTCCGACTTCTTCATGCCGACCTCGGTCAACTTCGCCGTGCGCGACGAGCAGCGTGAGCGCAAGGGTGGCCAGTTCACCTTCCAGTTCAAGCCGGTCGACAACGTGACGATGACCGCCAACTACTTCCGCTTCGAGCTGCAGGGCGACTACGTCCAGAACATGCTCAAGGTGCCGGAGTGGAACCTGGCCCGCTACAACAAGGACGGCAACTGGGCCGGCGGCCGCCTGCTCAACGGCCTGGGCTTCGATGCCAGTGGCCGCAACGTCACCTCGGCCGAATACCAGCTGCAGCCGGGCAAGAACTACATCTGCAGTGAGCAGCAGGCCGCTGCCGCCGGCCTGCCGCCGGGCGGCTGGGGCCCGGATGACTGCACCGTGCCGACCCCGCAGCTGACCGGCAACTACAGCAAGGAAAAGGCCCTCTCGCAGACCGCCGACCTGACCATCGACTGGGACATCAGCCCGTTGTGGAAGGCCAGCTTCAGCGGTGGCCGCACCTGGTCCGAGGGTGGCCCGTCGGTCAACTTCCGTACCGCCGCCAAGCCGCGCCGCCAGGTCGATGGCCAGTGGCAGGCCGGCAACACCTACACCGCCTGGGACCTCAACGGCACCCCGAGCGTGACCTTCGCGCAGAACCTGCAGGACCAGCTGAAGGCCGGCATCGCCGAGATCGACACCGGCTCGACCGATTCGTCGTGGATGCAGACCAGCGTCAAGCAGAGCCACTTCCAGGCCGACTTCACCAAGCTGTTCGAACAGGGCTGGCTGGACTCGATCCAGTTCGGCGTGAAGTACCGTGACGGCAAGGTCCACCGCAACACCGGCAATTCCTACTGGGTCTGCCAGGGCGCCGACCCGTCCGACTACAGCAAGCGCTACCAGGCCGGCTGCGATTCGACCGCTGGCATCGCCCAGCCGGGCTTCTTCCTGGACAACCCGATCGGCAACATCGCCGGCGGCTTCAACGCCAACATCTTCCCCGGCATCAACTACCCGGCCTACATCAACTACCTGAACTCCCGCTACGGGCAGATGCAGAACCGGAAGGAAGACGACTTCGTCTACAACGTCAACGAGAAGATCTACTCGGGCTACTTCCAGGCCAACTTCCGCACCGAGCGCCTGCGCGGCAACGTCGGCTTCCGCGTGGTGCGCACCGAGCAGTTCGCCCAGTCCAGCGATTCGATCGAGAAGTTCAACGACTACTTCCAGAACAATGCCGCCGGTTCGCCGATGGCCTGCAACGACCCGGCGGCCGCTGCGCTGATCGGCTCCAACACCGGGTATGGCTGCGAAAGCGGCTTCGTGCGCCTGCCCGACGCGATGGCCCGCAGCAAGACCTACGAGCTGATCGGCGTGGACAAGACCTACACCGACGTGCTGCCCAGCTTCAACATCGCCTGGGACATCACCGACAACCTGGTGCTGCGTGGCGCCGCCTCGAAGGTGATCGCCCGCCCGGGTTACACCAGCATCGCCGCGCCGGGCAGCCTGCAGTTCTTCAGCCAGGAGTACGTCAATGACCGCCGCGTCGCCGGTGGTGCACCGACCCAGGGCTGGTCCGGCAGCGGCAGCAACAAGAACCTGGAGCCGTTCAAGGCCACCCAGTTCGACGTCGGCCTGGAGTGGTACTTCAAGCCGGGCGCGGTAGCCGGCATCGGCCTGTTCCGCAAGAACGTGGACAACTTCACCGTCCCGGTCGTGCGTGACGTGCAGATGATGGTCGGCGGCGAGAACGTGACCGTGCAGAACTACTCCACCCAGGCCAACGGCCGTGACGGCGTGTCGCAGGGCGTGGAACTGTACGGCCAGTACACCTTCGGCTTCGGCTTCGGCGTGCAGGCCAACTACACCTACAACGACACCAACCTGGCCTCGATCGAGATCGACGGCAAGGAAATCGGTTCGTCGCCGCTGGTGGGCAGCGCCAAGAACCAGGCCAATGTGACCGTGTTCTACGAGAACGACAAGTTCCTGGCCCGCGCCTCGTTCAACCGCCGCGGCGAAGTGGTGGGCGGCCTGCAGAACGGCTTCACCCAGTACTCCGAGCCGTATGACCAGCTGGACCTGAACGCGGCATACAACATCACCCCGGACTGGACCGTCACCGCGTCGGTGATCAACGCCACCAAGTCCGAGCAGCGCATCCACCTGGGCAACGACACCCTGTCGCGCCTGTACTCGAACACCTACTCCGGCCGCCAGCTGTACTTCGGCGTGACCTACAAGTTCTAA
- a CDS encoding GH92 family glycosyl hydrolase has translation MPTVPLRPFRRPLAGVACLLALSLAPMLQAAPAALEREVNTFIGSKDDGNTFPGASAPFGLIQVSPIGSHYSGWRYDDEKIRGFGHSFLSGAGCWEQGGQVSVLPVTGSIGPGGDFDTADAKAFNHKTYASAYTHEGEVGQAGYYKVRLTSYGGIDAEATARTRAAAERYTFSQRSGDGHVMVNVGQANERHSVIGSVIDVVGDRAVEGKLVTKSFCGGHQYTTWFRIEFDRPFKAFGTWGEGGGLPGARHSMEGEQKPNGAWLSFDLGKGQSVTAVSAISHVDAEGARANLRADGMQGEALLGFDRMRGLSQQAWRKELAGVRVQGGSGDDRTVFYTALYHALLQPLTGSDADGRYRGYDDGIHRAEGWTYYEYFSLWDTYRAQNQWLALTRPDVARDIGRTLLAIDEQGGWLPRWGYANFETNIMTGDPVTPFMVDLWRFGALKGREGQAWDALRRNAFSMPPLNSRHAGRSGNASYLANGYVQYDRAVPSKGMDVDPHHGGSATLEYALADCALSQMAVGLGHDQDAALLRERGRNWHKVWDPSVRDAETGFTGFPRPRTDGGPWYVPANGQYSPRSDHGFHEGTAWQYQWLAQQDVPGLVEAMHGREQAARRLDTFFAMDALTADPLQAARKEWVVGPYSYYNQYRYNPNNEPDLHAPWMYTLIGQPWKTATVLRAAQQLFTNAPNGVTGNDDLGTMSAWYLFSAIGLYPAVPGSGEFLLHTPRFAKVEIDMGNGRTLRVDAPGADGQRLQYVQGVQVDGKAHAPVWLDWNRLQQGPRVRFALDAKAPEQGWGTQVADLPVSWCAAPGSVLK, from the coding sequence ATGCCGACCGTCCCCCTTCGCCCCTTCCGCCGCCCGTTGGCGGGCGTGGCCTGCCTGCTGGCCCTGTCGCTGGCGCCGATGCTGCAGGCCGCCCCGGCCGCGCTGGAGCGCGAAGTCAACACGTTCATCGGCAGCAAGGACGATGGCAACACGTTCCCGGGGGCTTCGGCGCCGTTCGGCCTGATCCAGGTCAGTCCCATCGGCAGCCACTATTCGGGCTGGCGCTATGACGATGAGAAGATCCGTGGCTTCGGCCACTCCTTCCTGTCCGGTGCCGGCTGCTGGGAGCAGGGCGGCCAGGTCTCGGTCCTGCCGGTGACCGGCAGCATCGGTCCCGGTGGCGATTTCGATACCGCCGATGCGAAGGCCTTCAACCACAAGACCTACGCCTCGGCCTACACCCACGAGGGCGAGGTCGGCCAGGCCGGCTATTACAAGGTGCGCCTGACCAGCTACGGCGGCATCGACGCCGAAGCCACCGCCCGCACCCGCGCCGCGGCCGAGCGCTATACCTTCAGCCAGCGCAGCGGCGATGGCCACGTGATGGTCAACGTCGGCCAGGCCAACGAGCGCCATTCGGTGATCGGCAGCGTGATCGACGTGGTCGGTGACCGTGCCGTGGAAGGCAAGCTGGTCACCAAGAGTTTCTGTGGTGGCCACCAGTACACCACCTGGTTCCGCATCGAGTTCGACCGCCCGTTCAAGGCCTTCGGTACCTGGGGCGAGGGCGGTGGCCTGCCGGGGGCGCGCCACAGCATGGAAGGCGAGCAGAAGCCCAATGGTGCCTGGCTGAGCTTCGACCTGGGCAAGGGCCAGTCGGTCACGGCGGTCAGCGCGATCTCCCACGTTGATGCCGAAGGCGCGCGTGCCAACCTGCGTGCCGATGGCATGCAGGGGGAGGCGCTGCTGGGCTTTGACCGCATGCGTGGCCTGTCACAGCAGGCCTGGCGCAAGGAACTGGCCGGCGTGCGCGTGCAGGGTGGCAGCGGTGATGACCGCACCGTGTTCTATACCGCGCTGTACCACGCGCTGCTGCAGCCGCTGACCGGCAGCGATGCCGATGGCCGCTACCGGGGCTACGACGATGGCATCCACCGTGCCGAGGGCTGGACCTACTACGAGTACTTCTCGCTGTGGGATACCTACCGCGCGCAGAACCAGTGGCTGGCGCTGACCCGGCCGGACGTGGCCCGCGACATCGGCCGCACGCTGCTGGCGATCGACGAGCAGGGCGGCTGGCTGCCGCGCTGGGGCTATGCCAACTTCGAAACCAACATCATGACCGGCGACCCGGTCACCCCGTTCATGGTCGACCTGTGGCGCTTCGGCGCGCTCAAGGGCCGTGAAGGGCAGGCCTGGGACGCGCTGCGCCGCAACGCCTTCAGCATGCCGCCGCTGAATTCGCGTCATGCCGGCCGTTCCGGCAATGCCAGCTACCTGGCCAACGGCTATGTGCAGTACGACCGCGCCGTGCCGTCCAAGGGCATGGATGTCGACCCGCACCACGGCGGCTCGGCCACCCTGGAATACGCGCTGGCCGACTGCGCGCTTTCGCAGATGGCCGTCGGACTGGGCCACGACCAGGATGCGGCGCTGCTGCGCGAACGCGGCCGCAACTGGCACAAGGTGTGGGACCCCTCGGTACGCGATGCCGAGACCGGCTTCACCGGCTTCCCGCGGCCGCGTACCGACGGCGGCCCGTGGTACGTGCCGGCCAACGGCCAGTACAGCCCGCGCTCGGACCATGGCTTCCATGAAGGTACCGCCTGGCAGTACCAGTGGCTGGCCCAGCAGGATGTGCCCGGCCTGGTCGAGGCCATGCATGGGCGTGAGCAGGCGGCCCGCCGGCTGGATACCTTCTTCGCCATGGACGCGCTGACCGCCGACCCGCTGCAGGCCGCGCGCAAGGAATGGGTGGTGGGCCCGTACAGCTACTACAACCAGTACCGCTACAACCCGAACAACGAGCCGGACCTGCACGCGCCGTGGATGTACACGCTGATCGGCCAGCCGTGGAAGACCGCCACCGTGCTGCGTGCGGCCCAGCAGCTGTTCACCAACGCGCCCAATGGTGTCACCGGCAACGATGACCTGGGCACGATGTCGGCCTGGTACCTGTTCAGCGCGATCGGCCTGTACCCGGCGGTCCCGGGCAGTGGCGAGTTCCTGCTGCACACCCCGCGCTTTGCCAAGGTCGAGATCGACATGGGCAATGGCCGCACCCTGCGCGTGGATGCCCCGGGGGCCGACGGCCAGCGCCTGCAGTACGTGCAGGGCGTGCAGGTCGATGGCAAGGCCCATGCCCCGGTGTGGCTGGACTGGAACCGCCTGCAGCAGGGCCCGCGCGTGCGCTTCGCCCTGGATGCCAAGGCGCCGGAACAGGGCTGGGGCACCCAGGTGGCCGATCTGCCGGTGTCCTGGTGCGCCGCCCCGGGCAGCGTGCTCAAGTGA
- a CDS encoding LacI family DNA-binding transcriptional regulator: MNDSTSSSKPTRKGDNRPVTVTDIARATGVSRATVSLVLRGSPLVNVDTRARVEAELRKQRYVYNRAAANLRRRTSSSIALVINDLSNPFFAEFASGVDEALGGKGYVTLLGSTGESPQRQQAVLTTLMEHTPAGLILSPAEGSQVSELRQALGANANVLLFNRELAGADWDFLTLDNQQGAWQATRHLIERGHRHIAFFGGHADSSSCHQRRTGYQQALAEAGLQVRPEWLIESAPNRLEAAARTSELFASKERPSAAVCYNDTVALGLMLGLTSRGIRPGGDFAVTGFDDISEAAVAVPPLTTLTADPRERGRQAAALLLQRLDTPDAPPTRTVAPVQLRIRESSAARPT; encoded by the coding sequence ATGAACGATTCCACCAGCAGCTCCAAACCCACCCGCAAGGGGGACAACCGCCCGGTCACCGTGACCGACATCGCCCGTGCGACGGGGGTGTCGCGCGCCACGGTGTCACTGGTGCTGCGTGGCAGCCCCCTGGTCAATGTCGATACCCGGGCACGGGTGGAGGCCGAGCTGCGCAAGCAGCGCTATGTCTACAACCGCGCGGCCGCCAACCTGCGCCGGCGCACCTCCAGCAGCATCGCGCTGGTCATCAACGACCTGTCCAACCCGTTCTTCGCCGAATTCGCTTCCGGGGTGGACGAGGCGCTGGGCGGCAAGGGCTATGTGACCCTGCTCGGCAGCACCGGCGAATCGCCGCAGCGCCAGCAGGCGGTGCTGACCACGCTGATGGAACACACGCCGGCGGGCCTGATCCTGTCGCCGGCCGAAGGCAGCCAGGTCAGCGAACTGCGGCAGGCGCTGGGCGCCAATGCCAACGTGCTGCTGTTCAACCGTGAACTGGCCGGGGCGGATTGGGATTTCCTGACCCTGGACAACCAGCAGGGGGCCTGGCAGGCCACGCGCCACCTGATCGAGCGCGGCCATCGCCACATTGCATTCTTCGGCGGCCATGCCGATTCCAGTTCCTGCCACCAGCGCCGTACCGGCTACCAGCAGGCCCTGGCCGAAGCCGGCCTGCAGGTGCGCCCGGAGTGGCTGATCGAATCGGCGCCGAACCGCCTGGAAGCGGCGGCGCGTACCAGCGAACTGTTCGCCAGCAAGGAACGTCCCAGTGCAGCGGTCTGCTACAACGACACCGTGGCGCTGGGCCTGATGCTGGGCCTGACCTCGCGGGGCATCCGCCCCGGCGGCGATTTCGCGGTCACCGGCTTCGATGATATTTCCGAGGCGGCGGTGGCCGTACCGCCGTTGACCACGCTTACCGCCGACCCGCGTGAACGCGGCCGGCAGGCCGCCGCGCTGCTGCTGCAGCGGCTGGACACCCCCGATGCCCCGCCGACCCGCACCGTCGCCCCCGTGCAGCTGCGGATCCGCGAAAGCAGTGCCGCCCGACCTACCTGA